One genomic segment of Pseudomonas fortuita includes these proteins:
- a CDS encoding single-stranded DNA-binding protein: MSRGVNKVILVGTCGQDPDVRYLPNGNAVTNLSLATSEQWTDKQSGQKVERTEWHRVSLFGKVAEIAGEYLRKGSQCYIEGKLQTREWEKDGIKRYSTEVHVDMRGTMQLLGSRPQGQQPGQVPDRQPQQRRPTPQQQNQQAAPPDHDSFDDDIPFAPLHYLAGA, translated from the coding sequence ATGAGTCGCGGGGTCAACAAGGTCATCTTGGTCGGAACCTGCGGCCAAGACCCGGACGTGCGCTACTTGCCGAACGGCAACGCCGTAACCAACCTGAGCCTGGCCACCAGCGAGCAGTGGACTGACAAACAGTCGGGGCAGAAGGTCGAGCGCACCGAGTGGCACCGTGTTTCGCTGTTTGGCAAGGTCGCGGAGATCGCCGGCGAATATCTGCGCAAGGGCTCGCAGTGCTACATCGAAGGCAAGCTGCAAACTCGCGAGTGGGAGAAGGACGGCATCAAGCGCTACAGCACTGAGGTGCACGTCGACATGCGCGGAACGATGCAGCTGCTCGGCAGCCGGCCGCAGGGTCAGCAGCCCGGGCAAGTGCCAGATCGGCAGCCGCAGCAGCGCCGGCCAACGCCTCAGCAGCAGAACCAGCAGGCCGCGCCGCCGGATCACGACAGCTTTGACGACGACATCCCGTTCGCCCCGCTCCACTACCTCGCCGGCGCGTAG
- a CDS encoding response regulator transcription factor, with protein sequence METITCGSWIGQLGKALAPRELEALLWVAQGLTTKEIARQMAVSPGTVANRIEAALFKLEAGRRIEAVTKAMRQQLISPLCIALACLIAMHAVINDSDPMRRDRRAPERRTAQVRIVRKAEAFELHA encoded by the coding sequence ATGGAAACGATCACTTGCGGCTCATGGATTGGCCAGCTCGGCAAGGCGCTGGCTCCCCGTGAGCTCGAAGCACTGCTGTGGGTGGCTCAAGGCCTCACTACGAAGGAAATCGCCCGCCAGATGGCGGTCAGCCCGGGCACCGTGGCCAACCGGATCGAGGCAGCGCTGTTCAAGCTGGAAGCCGGCCGGCGCATCGAGGCGGTCACTAAGGCCATGCGCCAACAGCTCATCAGCCCGCTCTGCATCGCCCTCGCCTGCCTCATCGCCATGCATGCGGTGATCAACGACAGCGACCCCATGCGCCGAGACCGCCGCGCGCCAGAGCGCCGCACCGCCCAAGTTCGAATCGTTCGCAAGGCCGAGGCCTTCGAGCTCCACGCCTGA